Proteins encoded by one window of Ulvibacter sp. MAR_2010_11:
- a CDS encoding sensor histidine kinase KdpD, protein MQERHYKTILYFIIAVILVTLAMQVYWNYKNYEAGKQQLINEVQISLDNAVDEYYASLAKKNVLNFAFNRNADSIQRVTGDSEKIQFEYRGDTLPPLLLSKKRQKNHISIVTCPDSIEEDSLFKLLTVDQTFKDEKKVWLRRQDSAENVFKILTSKVMLAITSEEIDLKALDTLVGQELRRKNIRVDYGMVFTSAEGFTERTNEAYIADNALTTVSKSGFLPHASSLQLYFTNETLTILRKNLMGILLSFLFAIAVIGCLLYLLQIIRRQKQLAEIKNDLISNITHEFKTPIATIGAAMEGIQQFNDKNDAEKNLRYARISTEQVEKLNLMVEKLLETATLDSENLELNFETINLVEVLKKAAAKEIFSNEDKVMRFEASEEEITYPIDAFHFENAINNIIDNAIKYGGDEISVGIHKLANAIEITITDSGASLSEEHRKQIFDKFYRVPKGNTHDVKGFGIGLYYTKKIIEKHKGTISLTVKKQTTFKINLPND, encoded by the coding sequence ATGCAAGAGCGTCATTATAAAACCATATTGTACTTTATTATCGCGGTGATCCTAGTGACACTTGCCATGCAGGTGTATTGGAATTATAAGAATTACGAGGCAGGGAAGCAACAGCTAATTAACGAAGTGCAAATTAGTCTAGACAATGCTGTAGATGAGTATTATGCAAGTTTGGCCAAGAAAAATGTGCTGAATTTTGCTTTTAATAGAAATGCGGATTCTATTCAACGCGTTACCGGTGACAGTGAAAAGATACAATTTGAATATAGAGGTGATACACTTCCGCCTTTATTACTATCCAAGAAACGACAAAAAAACCATATTTCTATCGTTACTTGTCCAGACAGTATCGAGGAAGATTCCCTATTTAAATTACTCACTGTAGATCAAACTTTTAAAGATGAAAAAAAAGTGTGGCTAAGACGTCAGGATTCTGCAGAGAATGTCTTTAAAATTTTAACTTCCAAAGTGATGTTAGCCATTACGTCGGAAGAAATCGATTTAAAAGCTTTAGACACCCTAGTAGGACAGGAATTACGGCGCAAAAATATAAGGGTGGACTATGGAATGGTGTTTACTTCAGCCGAAGGGTTTACCGAAAGAACCAATGAAGCCTACATCGCCGATAATGCGCTAACCACGGTTTCAAAATCCGGTTTTTTACCCCATGCAAGCTCACTGCAACTTTATTTTACGAATGAAACGCTTACCATTTTACGTAAAAATCTGATGGGAATTCTGCTCTCATTTCTCTTTGCCATCGCCGTGATTGGGTGTTTGCTTTATCTGCTTCAAATTATTAGAAGACAAAAACAACTGGCTGAAATAAAAAATGATCTAATAAGTAATATCACCCACGAGTTTAAAACTCCCATCGCAACTATTGGCGCCGCGATGGAGGGAATTCAACAGTTCAATGATAAAAATGATGCTGAAAAAAATCTTCGCTATGCAAGAATTTCCACAGAACAGGTAGAAAAATTAAATTTGATGGTTGAAAAATTACTGGAAACCGCTACCCTGGACAGTGAGAACCTAGAATTAAATTTTGAGACAATCAATTTGGTCGAGGTACTTAAAAAAGCGGCCGCCAAAGAGATTTTCAGCAACGAAGACAAGGTAATGCGTTTTGAAGCTTCGGAAGAAGAAATTACATACCCTATCGATGCTTTTCATTTTGAAAATGCCATCAACAATATAATCGACAACGCCATAAAGTACGGAGGTGATGAAATTTCAGTAGGAATTCACAAATTGGCAAACGCAATAGAAATTACCATAACCGATTCGGGTGCTTCGCTTTCCGAAGAACACAGAAAACAGATTTTCGATAAATTTTATCGCGTCCCAAAAGGGAATACTCACGATGTAAAAGGTTTCGGAATTGGCTTGTATTACACCAAAAAAATAATCGAAAAGCACAAAGGAACTATTTCCCTAACCGTCAAAAAGCAAACTACTTTTAAAATAAACCTTCCCAATGACTAA